A stretch of Gemmatimonas aurantiaca T-27 DNA encodes these proteins:
- a CDS encoding sensor histidine kinase codes for MSAPHDPANYPAVSDDLLYSDYRKTEELGSIRQVARALAAETSSQQVLQTLCRLSMFRGRASGAMVTQVSGDNGIYVACSGVATPLLGMTFPLAGTFINRAAAEKRAVLLPSPHEATPVFAALLPQLGIGPILFLPLVANDQLFGVLAITRDAGHPTFDETDEERLAVMADLAALALWKARLLEDAQSADAAKTSLLATLSHELRTPLTALEGYGELLEDEILGPLSHEQRDVITRLRTVGRHLGSLIEDILTYASLEADRLTARPSAVRLDELLDSLHPFLEPLAREKGIDFVIDPEGGLPGMHTDEAKVRQILLNLCQNAIKFTESGSVTLRVSRGSPMPDGGVSLRFAVKDTGIGIATADLQRLFRPFSQLEDVPTRRRGGTGLGLYIARRLATLLGGRIEVVSRPGEGSVFTLVLPVQA; via the coding sequence ATGTCCGCCCCCCACGATCCCGCGAACTATCCGGCCGTCTCCGACGACCTGCTGTACTCCGATTATCGGAAAACAGAAGAGCTCGGTAGCATCCGCCAAGTGGCTCGGGCGCTGGCCGCCGAGACCAGCTCGCAGCAGGTGCTGCAGACGCTGTGTCGGTTGTCGATGTTTCGTGGGCGAGCAAGTGGCGCTATGGTGACTCAAGTAAGTGGTGATAATGGTATATATGTTGCCTGCTCCGGTGTCGCGACGCCGCTCCTTGGCATGACCTTCCCATTGGCCGGTACCTTCATCAACCGCGCGGCGGCCGAGAAGCGGGCGGTGCTGTTGCCGTCGCCGCATGAGGCCACGCCGGTGTTCGCCGCGCTGCTCCCACAACTCGGCATCGGGCCGATCCTGTTCCTGCCTCTCGTCGCCAACGATCAGCTCTTTGGCGTTCTGGCGATTACGCGCGATGCCGGGCACCCGACGTTCGACGAAACGGACGAGGAACGTCTGGCCGTCATGGCCGACCTCGCGGCGCTCGCACTGTGGAAGGCACGGCTGCTCGAAGACGCACAGTCGGCCGATGCCGCCAAGACCAGCCTGTTGGCTACGCTGTCTCATGAACTGCGCACACCGCTGACCGCGCTCGAAGGCTATGGCGAGCTGCTCGAGGACGAAATCCTGGGGCCACTTTCCCATGAACAACGGGATGTCATCACCAGGCTGCGCACCGTTGGTCGCCACCTCGGCTCCCTGATCGAGGACATTCTCACGTACGCCTCGCTGGAGGCCGATCGGTTGACCGCACGCCCCAGTGCTGTGCGTCTCGACGAGCTGCTGGATTCCCTGCACCCGTTTCTCGAACCGCTGGCCCGCGAAAAAGGCATCGACTTCGTGATCGATCCGGAAGGCGGCCTGCCGGGTATGCACACCGACGAAGCCAAAGTGCGGCAGATTCTGCTGAATCTGTGCCAGAACGCCATCAAGTTCACCGAGAGCGGCAGCGTCACCCTGCGGGTCTCGCGTGGGTCTCCCATGCCGGATGGCGGCGTCAGCCTGCGGTTCGCCGTCAAAGACACGGGAATCGGTATCGCGACCGCCGATCTCCAACGTCTCTTTCGCCCCTTCTCCCAGCTAGAGGACGTCCCGACCCGGCGACGGGGGGGAACCGGGCTCGGTCTGTACATCGCCCGTCGGCTGGCCACGCTGCTCGGTGGACGTATCGAAGTGGTGTCGCGCCCCGGCGAAGGGTCGGTGTTCACACTGGTGCTGCCCGTGCAGGCGTGA